The genomic stretch CCGCACTGGTAGCGAATTCCACACGAGCGACGGAATGGGAGAGGGTCTCGTAAGTCTCTTCTTCATTGTTGATGCACTATATGATTCAAAGCCAGGAAATATCATTGTTATTGACGAACCAGAATTATCTCTCCACCCCTATTTTCAGAAAAGGCTTCGTAAAGTTCTATGTGATTTGGCAAAGGACAGACAGATTATCTTTGCGACACATTCACCTCAACTAATAGACGGGAAGGCAATTGCATCTGGTGCCTCTATTATTAGAGTACGAAAGCGTGAAGATCGCTCTGTCGTCTTTGAACTGACCAATGAAACCAAAAAGAAAATAGGCAACTTTCTTCGAGATCTCAACAATCCCCATGTACTAGGCTTAGATGCAAGTGAAGTTTTCTTCTTAGAAGATGGTGTGATACTGGTTGAAGGTCAGGAGGATGTTATATTCTTTCCGAAAGTCCTTGAGCAACTGGAGATAACAATATCTGGTGATTTTTATGGCTGGGGCGTTGGCGGAGCGCCTAAGATGCCTGTTATTGCCTCTATGTTGCAAGAGTTAGGTTTTGAGCGTGTTGTTGGTATTCTGGATAAAAATATGACTTATATGCAAACTTCACTTGAGCAACAATTCCCACATTATTCATTCGAGGTTATTCCTGCTGATGATGTACGTACAAAGCCTGCTCGGAGTGAGCGTGCTGAGGTGGTAGGACTTCTAGATAAAAATGGCTTGATTCGAGACGACTTTAAACAAAACACAATCAGTATTTTTGAAAGGATAAAACGCGCTTTAAGAACTCCATGAGAAAATTAGAGTAACAACCGCCAAACAGCTATGACGCCTGCATCGGTTAAACCCCTCACCCTTGAAGACTTTCTCAAGCTTCCTGATATCGAGGAATCCCCGGCATGGAAGTACATTAATGGGAATGCGATTCAGAAGCCGATGCCAAAAACGAGGTACTCTCTGTTACAAAAGCGGCTACTGGCTGTCATTGATAGCCACACGGAAGACTATACGGCACTTCCTGAACTTCGTTGTACCTTTGGCGGGCGTTCTGTTGTACCTGATGTTGCAGTGGTGGCATGGAACCGGATTCAGCTGGATGAGGAAGGAGAGCCAGAAGACAACTTTGTCGAACCCCCAGATTGGACAATTGAGATTCTCTCACCCGAACAGAAGGCTAACCGGGTGATTGACAACATTCTGCATTGTCTGCGACATGGCTGTCAGTTAGGGTGGCTCATCGATCCGGACGATCACTCTATCCTCACGTTTAAACCCAAGCAAGAACCTGAAGTATATAGAGCGAGCGCTCGCTTGCAAGTTCTTGAAAGCACTAAGTTAAAGTTAACGGCAGAGCAGGTTTTTGGTTGGTTGAAAATTGTTA from Microcoleus sp. AS-A8 encodes the following:
- a CDS encoding ATP-binding protein produces the protein MYRHYFMIWLKSLEIHSYRGFAEAEIVNFALPNNERGSGLTILVGPNNAGKSTIIEALHAISRPPHTPPSFAEGKRNKRAGDRVRFTVQNSEGQYKELATVPRGGSETQWNSPDIEPLHSRIFVLPSRRTFNPYFGKEVIFKKREQYIDSFQLPATRGSALNFHYRLFQIQDNREGFNKILEQIINPVPDWYIDQSNTGQYYLKFRTGSEFHTSDGMGEGLVSLFFIVDALYDSKPGNIIVIDEPELSLHPYFQKRLRKVLCDLAKDRQIIFATHSPQLIDGKAIASGASIIRVRKREDRSVVFELTNETKKKIGNFLRDLNNPHVLGLDASEVFFLEDGVILVEGQEDVIFFPKVLEQLEITISGDFYGWGVGGAPKMPVIASMLQELGFERVVGILDKNMTYMQTSLEQQFPHYSFEVIPADDVRTKPARSERAEVVGLLDKNGLIRDDFKQNTISIFERIKRALRTP
- a CDS encoding Uma2 family endonuclease; amino-acid sequence: MTPASVKPLTLEDFLKLPDIEESPAWKYINGNAIQKPMPKTRYSLLQKRLLAVIDSHTEDYTALPELRCTFGGRSVVPDVAVVAWNRIQLDEEGEPEDNFVEPPDWTIEILSPEQKANRVIDNILHCLRHGCQLGWLIDPDDHSILTFKPKQEPEVYRASARLQVLESTKLKLTAEQVFGWLKIVNR